A stretch of Pseudoprevotella muciniphila DNA encodes these proteins:
- a CDS encoding OmpA family protein, which yields MRKLFTVLAVAAIALSASAQRGSFEGNKFTDNWSVGIIGGAQSDIHGLRSSLGHNTVDLRDPVSHPGSFWQRTRPVVGLELSKQWTPILATSIMGTATVNTTPSHTVFDEWGVMVAGKINLVNLFLGYTGAPRFFDVEGVAGIGLSSMRLNDELVRYTDANGRVYGRKITKSENVFEPVTRLGLNFNFNLGESKAWTISLRPAIVYNLGKETYYGFGNGVGRAGDYNSASFDINYAKAELMAGVTYHFKNSNGLHYMSNVQVRDCQAEIDALNARINALRAQLEAKDADIARLNREIADLQKKLNDCLNRKPETKIVEKIVEKKGVDRSRLTTLVHFPINQTTIQASQVPNVERVAAYLKKNPESSVVVEGWASIDGPAANNKRLSEGRAKAVKDMLINKYGIAANRIDARSVGNGILTEYSVPEWNRVSECTIVVKD from the coding sequence ATGAGAAAATTATTCACAGTTCTCGCAGTTGCAGCAATCGCACTTTCTGCTTCTGCACAAAGGGGTTCATTTGAAGGTAACAAGTTTACTGACAATTGGTCCGTAGGTATCATTGGTGGTGCTCAAAGCGACATTCACGGTTTACGTAGTTCTTTGGGACACAATACAGTTGATTTAAGAGATCCGGTAAGCCATCCCGGTAGTTTCTGGCAAAGAACACGTCCTGTTGTAGGTCTTGAATTGTCAAAGCAGTGGACTCCTATTTTGGCTACCAGCATTATGGGAACAGCTACAGTTAACACTACTCCCAGCCACACCGTATTTGATGAATGGGGTGTAATGGTTGCCGGTAAAATTAATCTTGTAAACCTCTTCTTAGGTTATACAGGTGCTCCTCGTTTCTTTGATGTAGAAGGTGTTGCAGGTATCGGTCTCAGTAGCATGCGTCTGAATGACGAACTCGTTCGTTATACTGATGCAAACGGCAGAGTCTATGGTAGAAAGATTACTAAGAGTGAGAACGTTTTCGAACCTGTTACTCGTCTTGGTTTGAACTTTAATTTCAACCTTGGTGAATCTAAGGCTTGGACAATTTCTTTGAGACCTGCTATCGTTTATAACCTTGGCAAGGAAACTTATTATGGATTTGGCAATGGTGTAGGTCGTGCAGGCGACTACAACTCTGCAAGTTTCGACATCAACTATGCAAAGGCTGAACTCATGGCAGGTGTAACCTACCACTTCAAGAACAGCAACGGTCTTCACTACATGAGCAATGTTCAGGTAAGAGACTGCCAGGCAGAAATCGACGCTCTCAACGCACGTATCAACGCTCTTCGCGCTCAGCTTGAGGCTAAGGATGCTGACATCGCTCGCCTCAACCGCGAAATTGCTGACCTCCAGAAGAAGCTCAACGACTGCCTCAACCGCAAGCCCGAAACAAAGATCGTAGAAAAGATCGTAGAAAAGAAGGGTGTTGACCGTAGCCGTCTGACAACTCTCGTTCACTTCCCCATCAACCAGACTACTATTCAGGCTTCTCAGGTGCCCAACGTAGAACGCGTTGCTGCTTACCTTAAGAAGAACCCCGAATCAAGTGTTGTAGTTGAAGGTTGGGCTTCTATCGACGGACCTGCTGCTAACAACAAGCGTCTCTCTGAAGGTCGTGCTAAGGCTGTTAAGGATATGCTCATCAACAAGTATGGCATTGCTGCCAACAGAATCGATGCTCGCAGCGTAGGTAACGGTATCCTTACTGAATACTCAGTTCCCGAATGGAACCGCGTAAGCGAATGCACAATCGTTGTTAAGGACTAA
- a CDS encoding phosphatase, producing the protein MKFELDVHTHTIASGHAYSTINEMVAAAEEKGLRLLGITEHAPAMPGSCHEMYFHNLYVVPRLQGGVEVLLGAEVNLLDTEGRLDLRPSTISRLDLCIVGIHVPTFVSGTKTENTDALVKVMSRPDVHIISHPGDGTAELDFEPIVRAAAEHHTLLEINNSSARPERNKPQAISNMLELLRLHKEYDLPVILGSDAHVHFDVARFNEVIPLLEEADFPPELVINTSVEAFKSYLNLKS; encoded by the coding sequence GTGAAATTTGAGTTGGATGTCCATACGCACACCATAGCGAGTGGACACGCTTATTCCACCATCAACGAAATGGTGGCGGCTGCCGAGGAAAAAGGCTTGCGGCTGCTTGGCATCACAGAACATGCTCCTGCCATGCCAGGGTCGTGCCATGAGATGTATTTCCACAATCTCTATGTTGTGCCAAGACTGCAAGGGGGTGTGGAAGTGCTTTTGGGTGCGGAAGTCAATCTGCTTGATACGGAGGGGCGTCTTGACTTGAGACCAAGCACAATCAGCCGTCTTGATCTTTGTATAGTTGGCATTCACGTTCCGACTTTTGTCTCTGGAACAAAAACGGAGAATACAGACGCCTTGGTAAAAGTGATGTCTCGTCCAGACGTACATATTATTTCTCATCCCGGCGACGGTACAGCCGAACTGGATTTTGAACCTATTGTCCGGGCTGCTGCGGAGCACCATACACTGCTTGAAATCAACAACAGTTCTGCACGTCCCGAAAGAAACAAACCACAAGCGATAAGCAATATGCTCGAACTCCTGCGTCTGCATAAGGAATATGATTTGCCTGTCATACTTGGCAGTGATGCGCATGTTCATTTTGATGTGGCGAGGTTTAATGAGGTTATACCATTGCTCGAAGAAGCAGATTTTCCACCCGAACTCGTCATTAACACCAGTGTTGAAGCCTTCAAGTCATATCTCAATCTCAAATCATAG
- a CDS encoding ATP-dependent helicase — translation MNKQQLEAVCATEGRIRVVAGAGSGKTRALAYRYAYLVNELGISPANILCLTFTNKAAQEMRQRIAKLVPEGNFNDFICTIHAFCVKVLRKEIYRVGYPKSFVVLDEEDAKALAKEVLEDVNEDRTETTVQNFLNEIAQRKADQTYVGQYMLPDSPLVSSVSDNFVRYLEKQKRGFALDFNDIIAFAIYILDRFASAREYWQKELNYIMVDEAQDCSGSDWYIADLLSKRHNNLFIVGDPDQAIYEWRGAKPDLFVSFKSDRDIILNQNYRSTPEILDAANSIIANNKNRIPKDLFTRRPLSTKVVHFHAKNEKEEAEYVARKIVEMAGQGSSLSDFAILFRAAYLSRGLEQELMKCKLDYTMWGGVRFFDRKEIKDVLSYLQLIEFGNDLAFERVVNVPSRKLGKAFLSELRKRASVDGSSLYDTLKRHINDKPLNRPGAHEFVALIENCRSYKMAVGITGLMTYLLDESGLMRLVREDEDEDRLENVEELLQSIMAYEEENKEDDVTLQNYLQDVALYTNLDRKSVGPRIRLMTIHQSKGLEFPHVFITGLNEGIFPSARTVRERRVSGLEEERRLMYVAATRAEKTLILTESEGFNMATKTNKYPSRFIAEIKKGCLVTEGTMDETLWEGTRELMRSLMPEEWTEQALKKGDKVVHKVFGGGTVAAVNLQQDAYEVHFENGDIRNIRGKFLSLC, via the coding sequence TTGAATAAACAGCAGCTTGAGGCGGTGTGTGCCACTGAGGGGCGCATTCGTGTGGTGGCAGGTGCGGGCTCGGGTAAGACCCGTGCGCTGGCATACCGCTATGCTTATCTGGTCAATGAACTCGGCATATCTCCGGCAAATATCCTTTGTCTGACGTTCACTAACAAGGCTGCACAGGAGATGCGGCAGCGCATAGCCAAACTTGTGCCCGAAGGCAACTTCAACGACTTTATCTGTACGATACATGCCTTCTGTGTGAAAGTGCTCAGAAAGGAAATCTACCGCGTGGGCTATCCTAAGTCGTTCGTCGTTCTGGATGAAGAAGATGCCAAGGCACTGGCTAAGGAAGTGCTGGAAGACGTCAACGAAGACCGCACAGAAACCACTGTGCAGAATTTCCTCAACGAAATAGCGCAGAGAAAGGCTGACCAGACGTATGTGGGACAATATATGCTACCTGACTCTCCGTTGGTGAGCAGTGTCTCTGATAACTTTGTGCGTTATCTTGAAAAACAGAAGCGAGGTTTTGCGCTCGATTTCAACGATATTATCGCTTTCGCCATCTACATTCTCGACCGCTTCGCGTCGGCTCGTGAATATTGGCAAAAGGAACTCAACTACATCATGGTTGACGAGGCTCAGGACTGCAGTGGTTCCGATTGGTACATCGCCGACTTGCTGAGCAAGCGGCACAACAACCTCTTCATTGTGGGCGACCCCGACCAAGCCATCTATGAATGGCGTGGCGCCAAGCCCGATTTGTTTGTCTCTTTCAAGTCGGACCGCGACATCATTCTCAACCAGAATTACCGCTCTACTCCTGAAATTCTCGATGCGGCGAACAGCATCATAGCCAACAATAAGAACAGGATACCCAAGGACCTCTTCACGCGCAGGCCTCTAAGCACTAAGGTGGTTCATTTCCATGCGAAAAATGAGAAAGAAGAGGCGGAGTATGTGGCACGCAAGATAGTGGAGATGGCAGGGCAGGGCAGTTCGCTCTCTGATTTCGCCATTCTCTTCAGGGCAGCCTATCTGAGCAGGGGCTTGGAGCAGGAATTGATGAAATGCAAGCTCGACTATACCATGTGGGGTGGGGTGCGCTTTTTCGACAGGAAGGAGATAAAGGATGTCCTATCTTATCTCCAACTCATAGAGTTTGGCAATGACCTTGCTTTCGAGCGGGTGGTGAATGTGCCTTCAAGGAAACTGGGCAAGGCATTCCTTTCCGAACTGAGGAAGCGTGCTTCGGTGGATGGCAGCAGCCTGTATGATACGCTCAAACGACATATCAACGACAAACCGCTTAACCGACCCGGCGCACATGAATTCGTGGCGTTGATAGAGAATTGCAGGTCGTACAAGATGGCTGTCGGGATAACCGGTCTTATGACATATCTTCTCGATGAGAGCGGACTGATGCGGCTCGTGCGCGAGGACGAAGATGAGGACAGGCTCGAGAACGTGGAAGAGCTGCTGCAAAGCATAATGGCATACGAGGAAGAGAACAAGGAGGACGATGTTACGCTGCAGAACTACTTGCAGGATGTGGCGCTATACACGAATCTTGACCGCAAGTCCGTCGGTCCGCGAATAAGGCTGATGACCATTCATCAGTCGAAAGGTCTTGAATTTCCTCATGTCTTCATAACAGGATTGAACGAGGGAATCTTTCCCAGTGCCAGAACTGTTCGTGAGCGTCGCGTTTCTGGTCTTGAGGAAGAGCGCCGTCTTATGTATGTGGCTGCAACGCGCGCAGAAAAGACACTCATTCTGACCGAGAGCGAAGGTTTCAATATGGCAACGAAGACCAATAAATATCCCTCGCGATTTATCGCCGAGATTAAGAAGGGGTGTCTCGTTACGGAGGGTACGATGGACGAAACACTTTGGGAAGGCACTCGCGAACTCATGCGCTCGCTGATGCCGGAAGAGTGGACAGAGCAAGCATTGAAAAAGGGCGATAAAGTGGTGCACAAAGTGTTTGGGGGAGGCACTGTTGCAGCCGTAAACTTGCAGCAGGACGCATACGAGGTGCATTTTGAAAACGGAGATATCAGAAACATTCGCGGCAAATTCCTTTCTCTCTGCTGA
- a CDS encoding diaminopimelate dehydrogenase — MKKIRAAVVGYGNIGHYALQALEAAPDFEVAGIVRRKGAESKPAELADYPVVKDIKELKDVDVAILATPTRKVEEYAKEILALGINTVDSFDIHTQIVDLRRSLGEVAKKHGTVSIISAGWDPGSDSVVRTMLQAIAPKGISYTNFGPGMSMGHTVAVKAVPGVKAALSMTIPTGEGIHRRMVYIEVEEGHKFEDVAAAIKADAYFVNDETHVIEVPCVDDVIDMGHGVNLTRKGVSGKTQNQLFEFNMKINNPALTGQVLVCVARASMLQQPGCYTMPEVPVLDLLPGDREENIRHLV; from the coding sequence ATGAAAAAGATCAGAGCCGCCGTTGTAGGTTACGGCAACATCGGACATTACGCACTTCAGGCACTGGAAGCAGCCCCCGATTTCGAGGTGGCAGGCATCGTTCGCAGGAAAGGTGCAGAGAGCAAACCCGCCGAACTGGCAGATTATCCCGTCGTGAAGGATATTAAAGAGCTCAAGGACGTTGACGTTGCTATCCTTGCCACGCCGACACGCAAGGTAGAGGAATACGCCAAGGAAATACTTGCACTCGGTATCAACACCGTTGACAGTTTCGACATTCACACACAGATTGTTGACCTGCGTCGTTCGCTCGGAGAAGTAGCAAAGAAGCATGGCACAGTGAGCATCATTTCAGCCGGTTGGGATCCGGGTAGCGACAGCGTGGTACGCACCATGCTTCAGGCTATTGCTCCTAAAGGCATTTCCTACACCAATTTCGGTCCCGGCATGTCGATGGGACACACTGTGGCAGTGAAGGCTGTGCCGGGTGTCAAGGCTGCACTCAGTATGACTATTCCCACTGGCGAGGGCATTCATCGCCGCATGGTATATATTGAAGTGGAGGAAGGGCATAAGTTTGAAGACGTGGCTGCTGCTATCAAGGCTGATGCCTATTTCGTGAATGATGAAACCCATGTTATCGAAGTACCTTGTGTGGATGATGTTATCGATATGGGTCACGGTGTGAACCTTACGCGTAAGGGTGTATCCGGAAAGACACAGAACCAACTCTTCGAGTTCAATATGAAGATTAACAACCCGGCGCTCACGGGTCAGGTTCTTGTGTGCGTGGCACGTGCATCAATGCTCCAGCAACCCGGGTGCTACACCATGCCTGAAGTTCCTGTGCTTGATCTTTTGCCAGGTGACCGCGAAGAGAATATCCGCCACCTTGTATAA
- a CDS encoding carbon starvation CstA family protein: protein MISFIISLVALVLGYFIYGRIVERIFGPDNRQTPAVAKADGVDFIVLPSWKIFMIQFLNIAGTGPIFGAIMGMKFGPAAYFWIVFGCIFAGATHDYLSGMLSMRNGGAGLPELVGKYLGKSTKTVMLIFSVLLLIMVAAVFIYSPAVILGSITNSASEHTFTATMIWVGIIFVYYLIATMLPIDKIIGRIYPVFAFSLLFMALALSVVLFIKWPSLPEIWEGLSFADDKTGPLFPCLFITIACGAISGFHATQSPLMARCLKHERQGRPIFYGAMITEGIVALIWATISSYFLYDGGYNEVGSDIAASAPQVVQKVSTGWLGTFGGILAILGVVAAPITSGDTALRSARLIIADFLKLEQKTVRKRFYICIPLFAFTAVLLWYNIADPDGFNVIWGYFGWSNQTLSIFTLWTVTVYLAHKRKPYIITLIPAIFMTAVCSSYLIVAKNGFGFDENIGYVVALCAAVFSTTWFIIWLRKHRSDIGS from the coding sequence ATGATATCCTTTATTATAAGCCTTGTAGCACTTGTTTTGGGCTACTTTATTTATGGAAGAATAGTTGAACGCATATTCGGACCGGACAACAGACAGACACCTGCAGTGGCGAAGGCTGACGGTGTAGATTTCATCGTGTTGCCGAGTTGGAAAATATTCATGATTCAGTTTCTCAACATCGCCGGCACCGGTCCCATCTTCGGCGCCATCATGGGTATGAAGTTCGGTCCGGCGGCTTATTTCTGGATTGTCTTCGGATGCATCTTCGCAGGTGCCACCCACGACTATCTGTCTGGTATGTTGTCAATGCGAAATGGCGGTGCGGGACTTCCCGAACTGGTCGGAAAGTATCTTGGCAAGAGCACAAAGACGGTCATGCTGATATTCAGCGTGCTTCTTCTCATAATGGTTGCTGCAGTGTTTATTTACAGTCCGGCTGTTATTCTCGGCAGCATAACCAACTCCGCTTCAGAACATACTTTCACTGCGACAATGATATGGGTGGGTATCATTTTTGTCTATTACCTTATTGCAACGATGCTGCCTATCGACAAGATTATCGGACGCATCTATCCCGTGTTTGCCTTCTCGCTGCTTTTCATGGCGCTTGCGTTGTCCGTCGTATTGTTCATCAAGTGGCCATCGCTTCCCGAGATATGGGAAGGGCTGAGTTTTGCTGACGATAAGACAGGACCACTCTTCCCTTGCCTCTTCATCACCATAGCCTGCGGTGCCATCAGTGGTTTCCATGCCACACAAAGCCCTCTCATGGCGCGTTGTCTCAAGCATGAACGGCAAGGACGCCCCATCTTCTATGGTGCCATGATTACGGAAGGCATCGTTGCTCTCATCTGGGCGACCATTTCCTCTTATTTCCTGTATGACGGCGGTTACAACGAAGTAGGCAGCGATATTGCAGCAAGTGCACCGCAAGTGGTACAGAAAGTATCCACAGGCTGGCTGGGCACGTTCGGCGGTATTCTGGCTATCCTCGGCGTTGTCGCTGCACCCATCACCAGTGGCGACACTGCACTCCGCAGTGCACGACTCATCATAGCCGATTTCCTGAAACTGGAGCAGAAAACAGTGCGCAAACGTTTCTACATCTGCATACCGCTTTTCGCCTTTACTGCCGTATTGCTTTGGTACAATATTGCCGACCCGGATGGATTCAACGTGATATGGGGATATTTCGGCTGGTCTAATCAAACGCTTTCCATCTTCACACTTTGGACGGTAACGGTTTATCTGGCACATAAGCGAAAGCCTTACATCATCACACTTATCCCCGCTATATTCATGACTGCCGTGTGCTCCTCCTACCTCATAGTAGCGAAGAATGGGTTCGGATTTGACGAGAACATAGGATATGTCGTAGCACTATGCGCTGCAGTTTTCAGTACAACATGGTTTATCATCTGGCTTAGAAAGCACCGCTCTGATATAGGCTCATAA